A stretch of Desulfarculaceae bacterium DNA encodes these proteins:
- a CDS encoding ANTAR domain-containing protein → MEQLRIALLQENDSSIHNMLDAALAGCQVEELEPGAAPRLPEDALCGGRLVLWNLSGFGQEQRKAWAALLAPDQVGLVLASDCLDQQTRDMALECGALGLIGPDYGVGLSQAVLAMAADWQARYCRLRGQLAQARQELADRELVERAKSILIAALGISEPEAMSKLQQQARRTNQKLVKVAERVIAANRVFNGEK, encoded by the coding sequence TTGGAACAGCTTCGCATCGCCCTTTTGCAGGAAAACGATTCATCCATCCACAACATGCTGGACGCGGCCCTGGCCGGCTGCCAGGTGGAAGAGTTGGAACCGGGAGCCGCGCCCAGGCTGCCCGAGGACGCTCTGTGCGGCGGCCGCCTGGTTCTGTGGAACCTGTCCGGCTTTGGCCAGGAACAGCGCAAGGCCTGGGCCGCCCTGCTGGCCCCGGACCAGGTGGGCCTGGTGCTGGCCAGTGACTGCCTGGACCAACAGACCCGGGATATGGCCTTGGAGTGCGGAGCCCTGGGTTTGATCGGGCCGGACTACGGGGTGGGCCTGAGCCAAGCGGTGCTGGCCATGGCCGCGGACTGGCAGGCCCGCTACTGCCGCCTGCGCGGGCAGCTGGCCCAAGCCCGCCAGGAGCTGGCCGACCGCGAGCTGGTCGAGCGGGCCAAGAGCATCCTCATCGCGGCCCTGGGCATCAGCGAGCCCGAGGCCATGAGCAAGCTGCAACAGCAGGCGCGGCGCACCAACCAGAAGCTGGTCAAGGTGGCCGAGCGGGTCATCGCCGCCAATCGCGTGTTCAACGGAGAAAAGTAA